The Rhodamnia argentea isolate NSW1041297 chromosome 10, ASM2092103v1, whole genome shotgun sequence sequence AAAAATccagcactctctctctcctctgtctgCACCGTTTTGCaatctcacttctctctctctctctctctaagtttaCCTGTGTTTGTTGTTGTCCACTCTATATTTCTCCatcttcaatctctctctctctctctctagggtttCAGATTCTCTTGGTTtctggaaagagagagaaagtagacaCCTGTTGCTGTTTGGTATATGCAACGTCGGATTCGgatccaccaccaccaccacaacccTTGTCGTCCGAGCCTGATCGCCGCTGTCCCATCCGATCGGCCGGATCTTCACCATTCCGTTCCCGGAGCTGAAGCTCGGCGATTCCTCGCGCGCGAGATCTGCCGTAATGTGAGTGTTCGCACCGGCTTCATTTGCAACTTGACTTGGATTCAGCTCGACAGTCATTTGATTCTGTTCTTTTATCCATTCTTCGTAATAATTGAAGAGGTTATCCTTTCAGGATCGCGATCGAGCAGATTGAGATCGAGTTGTGCAGTTGGATCTTTACTTTGTGTGTCTcgtattttttcccctttttggtcAATTCTGGTATCTTGCTTTTTCTAAGATTAGCTTTTCCGAGCTGTAAATCCATCTTTGACCCTTGTGATTGTATATAGCCTTTTAATGGCACGGATGATTCTATTTGTCAGGTCGATTAATACATGAATGATCTGTTAAAATCGGTTGCGCTCTGGGTGATTCTTGAAAAGAGAAACTAACCGCCTCTGcgattgtcctttttttttttttccttttctttttttcagttgTGTTGGTTTCATTCGGGAAGTATCCATCGAAAGGCCTGGCTCGGGTGATTTAGATGATATGCACCAACTGCATAAGGAGTGTCATTGTTCAAGCTGCGCACGTAGGAATTTTTACCTGTGGAGGGCTTCCATCAGGCAGTTTCGTGAGAGCTGTACATTCTGGTTTAGCTTTGAATCGTCCGTGGAACTGCAAAGTTAGAACAAGCGTCAAGATGATGGTTGACACAGGAGCAATGGAAAATCGAGAACCAGTTGTAGATATGATGGTGGGGAAAGAGGATGATGGTGGAATTGCTAGTGGAGGATGGAAGAGGTTCGTTTGCACCAATAGCGACTCTAGCAtggttttttcttgttctagctAATTTGGGCGATCTCTTTATTGCCTTCATTTTTCCTCTGGGGGCGGGGGTTTGATTTCAGAGAGACCTCACATTTGGATGTTTGTTGTGTTTCATCTGAGTCTCCTCTCTCGTGTGATGTATGTCATTTATTGAGCAAACAATCTGACGTTGGTTTCTacatgtttggaaaaagaacCTTTTCTTTGTAATTACTAAGATGCAACTGGCGCTTATCTACAGAAAAAAATCTATTCAGCTAGTTCTTTGGATTCGGATATTGAAATGGCCTTTCTTGCTATATTTTCTGCTACTCCATTTGACGACTCCACTTGCTAAATAAGAACTGTTTCGTCAAACGCCCACGccttatttttaattagttcCTCTCTTCTGGAGATTGGCAAGAAATGATTGGAACTTTAGCATAGGCTCATGATTGCATGTCTTTGGCTAGTTTGGCTTGATGTTTATTTTTCTAAGGTAAAACCGGTTGTTTAATAATcaattctccttttcttttcttttttgcagtgAAGATGGAAAACTGAGCTGTGGATACTCCAGTTTCCGTGGAAAGAGAGTTACCATGGAGGACTTTTATGATATTAAAACTTCCAAGATTGATGGCAAAACAATCTGCATGTTTGGAATATTCGATGGTTAGATTCCCTCTTGTACACTTATATATGAAAACATAGAAGAGTTTCTATAATTCTGTCAACTGAAGATTGCAgacttcttggaaaaaaaatatgggtgTCTCGGAGTCACAGTTCCACTCTATTACAGCTCTTGAAAGAGAAGTCAGTGTCTCGTCTTTTTTTGAATTCGTGCCATTTTCTGGGGTGGAGGTATGAGAGTGAATGGTATAGGCACACATATAACTGTTTATCGGGTAGAAAGTTTAACATTTTGTCACGCATGCATGCCAAGACACATTGAGGACACGGACAAGTGAAATGATCATGTGGGCTCGAAGTTAAGTAGCAGTAGACTGAACGAGGACAATTCAGTCTGTAGTTTGAAGCTATTAAACCTCTAGAGTTATCATTGAAGCTAGTTAATTGAGGATAATAAGATGGGAAGCTATTGCTGAATCCTCATAAAACTTTGAAACTTGAGCCCGTGATTGATCTCATTAAATAATACAATTAGCTTAGTTTTGGAATCATGTAAATCTGTCAATAAACATTTATGTCTAGCCAAAGGGTTGGCGCCATAGTCTTGTAATTCTGTAAATCGTTTCCTAAGGCTTTGGCCCAGAATTGATGATGTATTGTTGAAAGTGAAACTAGCTAGGTGAAAGTACTGTAATCTTCAAGATTAGATACTTCTATGAGCAAAATAGTGTGATGTTATTAATAATAGATTTAAAGGCTATTAATACCACTTCATACTTGTATGGCAGAGTATTTAAAGTGTATCATGACATTAATATATCTTACAGGTCATGGTGGTTCTCGCGCTGCTGAGTATCTGAAGGAGCACCTGTTTGATAATCTTATGAAGCACCCACTATTTATGACAGATACAAAACTAGCAATAAGTGCGTTCCTTTCCTTTGTATAATACTTTAGTGCCGATGGTTACTTTTGAGATGTGGAACTGTGATGGTGCAGTATGTTGTTTACTGCTAACATCACATTGAAAATCACTTGATAAATCTGATAAGGCAGCTTTTCTTTGCCTAAGATCGGTTGGTGTAATTTCTGACATCTCTTGGAATTTAACATTGAATGCAGGTGAAACATATCAGCAGACTGATGTGGAGTTTTTGGAATCTGAAAGAGATACTTTTCGGGATGATGGTTCCACTGCCTCGACAGCCGTGCTGGTGGGTAACCATCTGTATGTGGCGAATGTGGGAGACTCTCGGACTGTAATATCAAAAGCTGGCAAAGGTACCATTCATGTGAGGAGTCTTGTCGTCTGTGCAAATTCTCCTGATGATATTGAAAACTTTCCTGTGCCTTTTGGCATGCATTATATCCATGACCTTAGTTTGAGTACCTTTAATCCGTATTGTTAATGacggttttttcttttattactggGGATAATCTAATGACCTTAAGGAATCCATTGCCACCTTTTGGTAACTGGATACTTTTGCTTCAGCAGAGTATAATCCTATCTAGCTAATGTATGCTATTTTCAGTTATGTCCACATGTTAAAGAGCCATTTAGATCTTTGCAGCTGTGGTTTTAGTTCACTAaatgtttcttttgtttggaCAGCTATTCCTCTTTCTGAAGATCATAAACCAAATAGAAGTGATGAAAGAAAGCGAATTGAAAATGCTGGAGGTGTTGTTATGTGGGCAGGTATGCTTCTGTTCTATCTTCTTTGTGTGAGAGCTGAAATTCTGAGAGATGCATGAATTGAGTCTTGATGCCCTTGATTCTGAAAATGTTTTCACACTCTCCTGAAGCCCCGAGTTAGACTGTTTTTTGAGGCTATGAGACTTGAAATGCAATTCTTCCCATAGAAGTGTAGAACACTGATATGGAAATGTGGACACTCTTCCTACCTTCAGAGCCGACAATTTGTTGATTAGCCTTTGCAATCGACACTTTCGTTAAAATGGACTCATTGTGGTTGGGATTCAAATGTTTAAATTTCTCAACACTTTTGGGCTAACATCACAGGGGCAGCTTGAGAAGAATTGGCTTTCTCAAATTGACACGTTGGAGACATGCTTTTATGTGCATGGTCACCCCCTTGTATTTGTAGTATACCTCTCTGACTTCATTTGTCTGGATATCATGTCTAATTGTATTCATTCTTTTGCCACTACTTTCTCGTGGATGACTGCTGTCTTTGCAAAAGGCCTACGTGGTCCTCATGTGTACTGCATTATGCACCAGCTACTGGTGTTAAATTGTTTATTTGGATATTATCTTTCATTTGTTGGTGCTGTACTGTTACTTTGATTAGAAATTGTAGCGACAAGTTGTCAAGAAGTTTGCGTATCTCATCAGGCACCTGGCGGGTAGGAGGTGTTTTAGCTATGTCTCGTGCTTTTGGGAATCGGATGTTGAAGCAATTTGTTGTTGCAGAGCCTGAGATTCAGGTAAGCATGATTGGCATCTAGTCATCTTATTATGACCAAAGAGAAGGATTTCAAGTGTGTGATACAAGCCAGAAGCATAAGTCTTGTTCTCTTATCCATGTAGGGTCGAATGTTGTGGGTCATCTTATATTTGTTGATCTGTTAGGTACTCCTTTTCAACTTcaataaaaatgcaaatttgagattttcatcTGCGCGTCCTTTTTATGCTTGACTGTTCATTAACTGTTCCGGAACTCCATGCCTGTCGTAGCTATACCAAGCATTCTGCCTATGAGGGTTCCAAAATTTCTGTTGTATGAAGGGGGTTAGCCGCAAAAATAGATAGTTTTGGCCATGATGGAATTGTTGGCATTACATGATGTAGAGCCAGGTTGATTTATCGAGACTAGCATGCTTAAGTTATGATTGTGCTGCTTCAGGATCAAGAGATAGATGAGGAATTTGAATTGCTTGTGCTAGCAAGCGATGGACTGTGGGATGTGGTCCCTAATGAGGTAAAGAGCTTTACATATTTCATTTGGTTGCATTGTCCCCTTTCTTTGCAAATGTTAGGCTTAACCAAATGGGTGAAATGATCTAACAACAGTAAATCTTAAGGTCCTCATTACATGGTCTCGCCTTTGAATTTACTTGTAATCTGACTAGTGTAAAGTACAATTATGAGGTGTAGTCAATTTTCAACTATTAACTTAGCGAAAACATCAGGACTGAACGTAATATCCTGCTTCAGCATCAGACTTGCTTCCATCACACTGAGTCTTACAATGCTTCCGGATCTTACTATGAATCATCTTCAATTCTGAAAACAAGGAAACCGAATCTTCCTGGCTCAGCATTTGTTTTGTTGTTATTTCACCGTGGGTCCTTCATTCGCAGGATGCTGTTTCACTTGCACGGGGAGAAGAAGAGCCAGAAGCAGCAGCCAGGAAATTGACAGAGGCTGCTTTTACTCGGGGAAGTGCAGACAACATCACGTGTATCGTGGTAAAGTTTAATCATAACCAAATTGGATCAACCATTTCGGAGGACCAGCGCCAAAACTCTGATTAGGGAAATCTCAAGTCGACGTTGCATGTGTAGATTTTGTATAAGATGTAAGTAATTGAATGTCGTGATCTGCGCATGCATGCTGAGCCGATTGTGCTCGACAAGGAGGCGGCGATTTGTTCATTCATTGTTTGTGTTCCTTGTTCCCTCGTAATGCCACTCATTGCTCGCTCAGGAGCATTGTTGTCTTTGAAAGGTGTGGTTGGTTCATTAGTGCTTATTCCGGTTTTCCTGATTATACATACAATTTTGCAGTTTGGGTCTAATTGAACGCTTTCCTTCACGAGTCTTGCTGGTGTTTATGAACCCAGCATTTTCAGGAGTCCGACACATCAAGGTCGTGTAGAGCATTTACCTTCGGTAAAAGATCTTTCGTCGCGAATCATTTCCGGCGGAACAAAGGGGATTATATGCAAAAAAGGGTACTATAACAGATCCAAAGCATATTTCAACCTCAAACTTCTTCACATAAGTTCCAATTAAAAAACAATGTCAATTATGATATTAATAACAAGGTCACATACCTAAACAAATGGATGAAACCGTAGTAGTTCAATAATATTTAAGTTACTCTCATCAAATCACAGATGAATTCTGAATGATTCTGGAAATAAACTTAACCATATCTGTTCATATAGAAACTTAAAATTCTTTTcctaaaataacaaaattgatACCACTTATTCCTTGTGCACACGCCAGCAATTTTTTTATACCACtggttagtatttaactctatATGGCAACTTCCGTTATTCCATCCAAAGAAATTGTTTCCTTCGCAACAGATATTAGTACTATATAAATAGACAAAACCCTAGAGTCCACAAAACACACAGTTTTGAGTTAGAGagggaaaggaagatgaagagtgGTGGTGTAAAATGCTCGTGGCTTATCTTGCTGATGGTTTTGGCGCTGGGCCTAATTTCCCTCCCTGCTATTGAGGCGAGGGTGCTCGGGAAGGCTGAAGGACCATCTTTTCATTTCCATGTGCTTCCCAAAGGATCAGTAGTCCCTCCTTCTGGACCCAGTCGCCGGAATAGCTCGTCGCTgttgccgccgccaccgccaatCTTCAAGGATTGAGATGCGGTATCGGGGAAACATGCATGCCGGAAGCAACTGCGGTCGGGAGCTCTTGGACGATTAGCGTATACGAATGAATGGTTCGAGGTTGTCCTCCAATCTCAGCCGGTATGTTTGTTTTGGGATAAAGAATGGCGACTCCTAACGCCAAAACTTTTTATGTCGTTATATTTTAGATGAAGAGTTTTAATTAAAGTATTGTAGATTTTTTGAATCTCTTGACCTGCAAGTACAAATTAGTGTCGGGTTTAGGGTTTCTAGGTGACGGTTCTCTGGTTACATTTTGAATTCACTCCGATTCGCTCAATGAAAACGGGAATGGGAACATCTTTAATCGGAAAACAGCTATTGATTTCTTTAGGTTGGGGTGATGGTTCATCTTTTCCTCTTAATACTGTCAATTCCTGATTAGTATTAGGCTGAATTCTCGTGATGAGAAATTATAAAATCGACCGGGccatttcatttgattttggaaAGTATAATACGCCTATGTCATTTTATGTGGAAACAACTCTAATTTGGCAATCAATTGCCTGATTTAGTGTCAAGTTCTTGTGatgacaaaatataaaattgatcAGATCGTTTCATTTACTTTTGGAACGTATAATATGCCTATGTCATTTATGCAGAAACAGCTCTAATGTGGCAATCAATTGCACAATTTAGTATCAAGTTTGCATaataacaaattataaaatcgatatggttttttcatttaattttaaaaaatatgatatgcatTTCACGTGAAAACAACTCTATTTTGGCAATCAATTGCACAATTTACTATCAAATTCTCGTGATGACAAATTATAAAACCTATAAGGgtagtttcatttaattttggaaaGTGTAATAGTATGCCTATGTCATTTTACATGGAAACAACTCTAATCTAATCTGGCAATCGATTGCACAATTTAGAATCAAATTCTCGTGATGACAAATCATAAAATTGATCGGGTcgtttcatttaattttggaaaGTATAATAGTATGCCTATGTCATTTTATGCGGAAACAACTCTAATTTGGCAATCAATTGCACAATTTAGTATCAAATTATCGTaatgacaaattataaaatctcatttcatttaattttggaaaGTCTAGTACGCCTATGTCATTTTACGTGGAGACAATTCTAATATGGCAACCAATTGCACAATTTAGTATCATATTCTCGTGAGGACAAATTATAAAATCCATCTAGTcgtttcatttaattttggaaaGTCTAACACGCCTACGTCATTTTACATGGAAACAACTCTAATTTGGCAACCAATTGCACAATTTAGTATCAAATTCTCGTGATGACAAATTATAAATTTGATTGGGTTGTTTCATTAATGTTGAAACGTATAATACGCCTATATCATTTTAGGGGGAGACAACTCTAATATGGCAATCAATTGCTTAGTATCAAATTATTGTGTtgacaaattacaaaatcaatctGGTCATTTCATTtaaatggttaataccacgaaaagccctaaattggtacacctgcgataaatttaccccaaattatttttttgatcataaaaaacctcaaattggtatatctgttattaatttaccccaaaccggtacatctatgataaatttacccttaattagttttcgttaaattttatcgtcaaacgcctgagttagatgacatgtagcagttgacgggtgtatcaatttgagatttttatctctttttttttgtcacatgtgtattaatttgaggtttttcgtggtgttaacccaatttaacgaaaagtaatggaggataaatttgtcacaagtgtactagttcggggtaaatttgtcacatgtgtattaatttgaggtttttcgtggtgttaacccaatttaacgaaaagtaatggaggataaatttgtcacaagtgtactagttcggggtaaatttgtcacatgtgtaccgatttatgatttttggtggtttaaaaaataatttgggggtaaatttgtcacaagtgtatcaatttaggatttttggtggttaaaaaaatagtttgggataaatttgcaacaaaaataccaattgacggtttttcgtggtattatccCTCATTTAAATTTGGAAAGTATAATATGCTCATGTCATTTTACGTGGAGAGAACTCTAATTTGACAATCAATTGCACAATTTATATCAAATTCTTGTGATAACAAATCATAAAATCGATCAAGTcgtttcatttaattttggaaaGTGTTATACGCCTATGTCGTTTTACGTGGAAACAACTCTAATTTGACAATAAATTGCACAATTTAGTTTCATCTAAATGTGGAGTAAAGATGCTTTTCAATCTCGTCCAAATTTTTTAAGTAGGTTGTATTTTGATTGGCAAGACAGTGTGGGTACTTTCTTCATCCACATTAGATGAGATCTCGAATTTTCAGATGATGTCATCTATATTCATGTTACCAATAGTCCTAGTCAAATAAACTTTTGTACTAATCTATGTGTGATTATTTAGTTCCTAAAAGCAAAtcatttgatttatttcttagaataaaaaatagaatgcTATGGTAAACCTCCACGTTATATTAACATAGATCTGTGGtagaggaaaaataagaaacctTGTCCAAAAAGTACTAAGCTTATCGTACGACGGCCAACATAATCTTAacccttttaattgtgccaattagtTATCaaatttttaacgatttgccattttagtccttCTAGCTAGTTTTAGacagaaaattaaattgaccGTCATACAATGGATTTATGATTTTATGTATAATTATCACATGCAAATTATTGTCAATTAACAGTGAACATTGACAAATTTTGTTTGATACTAAGTTTAGTGAATTCATATTcatataaattaaattaagaatCATGACTTTTGTTAAATGCACGTGCTTCTCATGATAAAAACAGCAATCG is a genomic window containing:
- the LOC115742323 gene encoding probable protein phosphatase 2C 76 isoform X2, coding for MIACLWLVWLDVYFSFLFCSEDGKLSCGYSSFRGKRVTMEDFYDIKTSKIDGKTICMFGIFDGHGGSRAAEYLKEHLFDNLMKHPLFMTDTKLAISETYQQTDVEFLESERDTFRDDGSTASTAVLVGNHLYVANVGDSRTVISKAGKAIPLSEDHKPNRSDERKRIENAGGVVMWAGTWRVGGVLAMSRAFGNRMLKQFVVAEPEIQDQEIDEEFELLVLASDGLWDVVPNEDAVSLARGEEEPEAAARKLTEAAFTRGSADNITCIVVKFNHNQIGSTISEDQRQNSD
- the LOC115742323 gene encoding probable protein phosphatase 2C 76 isoform X1 → MICTNCIRSVIVQAAHVGIFTCGGLPSGSFVRAVHSGLALNRPWNCKVRTSVKMMVDTGAMENREPVVDMMVGKEDDGGIASGGWKSEDGKLSCGYSSFRGKRVTMEDFYDIKTSKIDGKTICMFGIFDGHGGSRAAEYLKEHLFDNLMKHPLFMTDTKLAISETYQQTDVEFLESERDTFRDDGSTASTAVLVGNHLYVANVGDSRTVISKAGKAIPLSEDHKPNRSDERKRIENAGGVVMWAGTWRVGGVLAMSRAFGNRMLKQFVVAEPEIQDQEIDEEFELLVLASDGLWDVVPNEDAVSLARGEEEPEAAARKLTEAAFTRGSADNITCIVVKFNHNQIGSTISEDQRQNSD